ttctggacctcaaagccagttcactccaggtgtgtgtaattaattatcaggtagaacagagaaccagcaggctccggacctcgtagggtcagagttgagtaTGCTTGCCCTACCACATTGAATTGTCATATCCACATGTGTCGATGTAAACAACTCTTTTTCACCAATGGAACAACTTAAAATGTGACAACGTTTTTTCAATCTACTCGTACATTTAGCCAAATCACAATTTTTGTTTGTTGGGTGGGAGGAATTACCTACATTTTCAACAAACGGGTGTTTATTTAAACCCCAAAAAATGTCATTTGAATTATTTACAGTTTCAACAATTATGGCCTCTCAAAATGTATGATAATATGTAAGATTCAATGAGGTGACAATTagatatacaaatatacaaacaTTCATACACTGGAACCATCATGACTTTTACAACCTTTGTTGATCTATGCATTGCAAGCAAGAGGTGTACAATAGCATCATACTGAAATGTGACACATTGCCTAAACACATTCCTGCACATCCTACAGTACCTCTTCATTCTCGCAGGAGCTTCATGTTAAGACCATGGTTACATCTTAGTGATACTCTTGTACAAtacacaatagacaaacacaataTAAGTGTCAACATTATCTAGTTATTCCaataaaaatatagaaaataacCTTATAAATTGACCTACAAGATCCAATGATCTTAGAATATACACATTACATGTGTTGTATAATATCAACTTTAGAGTGTTTCAGTTGGTCATGTATTTCTCAAACAGCTGCCTTCCGATTGAAGGGATATTGTGAGAATGAGCTTGTGACATCCAAAGGATTATGAAATCCTTATCAGGGATACCTTTGACTTTTCCTCACCAAAGCCTTTGAGCTTAAATGTTGCTTTGTCTGTTATCTCATAGTTATGAGAGTAGCCTACACCCTGGCTTTTTACATTCCACTGACAAGAAGATGGAGTCCATGTAGAAGCCTTGGCCAAACATCCCAACAGTTTTTCAGCTTCAATGGACCTTTAAGCCTCAGTTCATAGCCTGTTACATAGCTTAGCCTTGATTCAGAATGCAAAGGGGATGGGCGTACCTATGGGTCTTCTGTGTGCAGGGATCTCGTTCTTGTACTCATTGGTATAGATAACTCCCTTCCCAATGTCATCGATCTTACTCGAGCTCATCGGACTGTAATCCATGGAGACGCCTGAGTCGGCCACTGCCATGTAGGTGTACCCGGGGCCCTTGGGCGGCCAGGTGTGGTTTGGGTACTCAAAACTGGACTGGGACGAGAGGCGGCCCAATCCTGAGCTCTGTTGGAAGGAGCCCAAGTCTGATCGAGATTCAGAGGATGTCCTTCCAGAGGCAAAGAGAACCTGCAGGGGCAAGGTTTCTTCCAATATGTCGTCCAGAAGCTCCTCCCCACTGTGGTTCTGAGCATTGAGGGTGACATAGGCATCATGGGACTCCAGTAGAGAAGACTGGGTCCAGGGTGCAGGGTGCTGATGAATAGCCCGGAGCTGGTCCATCGGCCAGTGCTCCTGGGGGgtttctctccacccctccaatGCAGAATCCACCCTCTTTAGCTTCTCGTCTTCATCCTCCTCACCAAGTGCCTCTGAGGCCTTGGGTGGCAAAGCGGAGCTGGGTAAGGCGGGACCAAGGCTAACCTCTGAGAGCACCTCTAGTGGCGCAGGGAATTCCTCAGAGTAGAAGTAGGCTGGCCTCAACCATAAGCCTCCAGTGCTGTGGCCCAACCACTCCTATTGACAAACCAAATGAGAGAGGTTCAGGAGTCTGCACTAATATTGAGTCAAGATGAACAGACTACGATACACACAAAATATATAGATAAACACTGCACAGGGTACTTCATACCGAGTTTCATATTCCAAGGATGCAAAGACTAATACTGGATTTATTTGTCTCACCTGGAAGTCACCGCCATAAACCTTAAAGAGGCCTTGGAACTTGCTTTCAGGGGTGGGAATGATTGGCCAGATCTTCTTCAACAGGAACCTGGGGACAATATTGTACAGCCTTATTCCATAAATACACCACTGAGGATGTCTCTACAAAGGAGATCACTAAAGAGTGTAGTTACAGTGGTAGACTAAAAACTTTGGAAAGTTGTTGTTTATCGTAACTGACCTGCGATGAGACATGAGCACAAGGAGAGACAGCAGGGTGAGGAcgagagagatgatgagactcAAGGACACGATGAGAGGGTCCAAGTCTGCAAATAAGATAACACATCAACAAGGTTACACCAGGGATGAAATCCAAGGGAGGTATCCCTCACAAATAGAACAAAGATGTTGAGCTCACGAGACATGCACattatttttgtgaatgttgCTGCAGGAGAAAGAAGCTTACCACCAGGCATTGTTTCCATCAGTACCGGATCAGTCCAGGCGCTCCAGTAGCCGCTGTAGCTGATGCCGTCCAGTTTGACACGAATGCGCACCTTGTACTTAGTGCCTGACTGCAGACCACGCAAGATGAGCTCAGAGCTGGCTTGCACCTCCTCCACCTGAAGACGAGATGATAATGCATTGTCATTAACACATCTCTGCCGAAGGCCAAGAAAGGAACGGCACCATTATTCACAAGAACTTCAAACGTTTCTCTTGTCTGGTAAAAAACTTCTACCTCTGATATGAGTGTGTGTTGTTCATACCTTTCCAATGTGGCTCCCTGCCATGGCGTAGCTGACCTCGTACATCATGCTGTCACCCATGTACTTGAGAGAGGGAGGCAGCCAGCTGGCCTTCAGCTGCCCCTGCGTCCCTGTACTCGTCAATGTCAGATTGGCAGGCGGGTCTAACAGgactgacacacagacatgaGAAGAAAATGTCATTCCTAAATCCTGAGAAAAAACTAATGGAATAGTTCCCAAAAGTTACCCACAACCAAAACTCTATAACTCACAGACAAGTTCAATGAAGAGACTGCGGTTGTGGATCAGCAGGTCG
This sequence is a window from Oncorhynchus mykiss isolate Arlee chromosome 13, USDA_OmykA_1.1, whole genome shotgun sequence. Protein-coding genes within it:
- the epor gene encoding erythropoietin receptor — translated: MTNDNLNKLLVFCVLFCAQKTSIVHGAQALETKVALLLHAEPENPKCFAEGMSDLTCFWEEDEERTGSADQYSFIYTYQNENSSECSITALPAAGGKRLYFCRLSQTQLFVPLDIRVFRDDLLIHNRSLFIELVFLLDPPANLTLTSTGTQGQLKASWLPPSLKYMGDSMMYEVSYAMAGSHIGKVEEVQASSELILRGLQSGTKYKVRIRVKLDGISYSGYWSAWTDPVLMETMPGDLDPLIVSLSLIISLVLTLLSLLVLMSHRRFLLKKIWPIIPTPESKFQGLFKVYGGDFQEWLGHSTGGLWLRPAYFYSEEFPAPLEVLSEVSLGPALPSSALPPKASEALGEEDEDEKLKRVDSALEGWRETPQEHWPMDQLRAIHQHPAPWTQSSLLESHDAYVTLNAQNHSGEELLDDILEETLPLQVLFASGRTSSESRSDLGSFQQSSGLGRLSSQSSFEYPNHTWPPKGPGYTYMAVADSGVSMDYSPMSSSKIDDIGKGVIYTNEYKNEIPAHRRPIGTPIPFAF